TCTTTTACCAAATCACTTGTTTAAAGGCCATGATGTTTTACATAGATGCTAGAAAATCATTTTGGTCCAATTCGAAGGCATGCACTCCAGTTAGTAAGCTAGTGATCACAACCGGAGAAACAACGTTACCCAATTAAAGAGAGTCCAAGAAAAGAGTCCTGAACAAACACAAGTTATATATGGACATGCTTAATCATCATTTACGGGTCAAAGCTGTATTGATCTAACCAAAATTTACACTTGGTGTTGCCTTGAGGCTTCATTTGGGACAGTACAACGCAAAAACAAATCTTGAATCAGTATTTTGCTTTCCACTATATGTGCATCTCACAATATTACAATAACAGAACAGCAACTAATAGATGCCCTCTACCACTTGCAGGAGCAGTTCAACATCCATCAATGATACATGACAACAGGAGGAACCTTAAACCTGTCCTCAAGGAAGGGAATTGGCCTGTGTCCATCAACAAGGTCCCTATAAAACGCATACTCAGCCTCATAATCATGCAAATGAAGCTCAGCCTTCTGGTTAGTGTGGTAATGATGCTTGGCAGAAGCCGATTTCCCAAACCCAAAAATGCTAACCCTATCACAAATACCCAAAGCCAGCATCACAGCTTGCATCCCAGAAGAGTAATGAAAAAGAGCCCCATCGTGATCCCCACCCCACTTCTCCAAGCCCTTCCCACTCTCTTCCACGAACCTCTTCAAGGAATAATACTTCACAATCCTTGCACACAACACATCAAACCTAGGATCAGTGACCAATAAAGGAGCCTTGTGAGAAGCATTGCACGCAGTGTAATCCAAGAAATGCACGGCCTGGCAAATATACATAACAATCGGAACGTGGTCACCATAGGGGTGACAAAAACACCCTGCCCTTCTAGCACACAAATGTAGAATGTTACTATTCATAAATGAAATGCTAGTTTTCTTCCCAACCTTGGTCTCAAAGTGATCAACCCTAGCATTGTTCAACCTTATCACAACCTCGTGTGCATCAATTTCACTTCCATAATCCCTATTCAGCAAAATCCCACTGTTCCCAACAACAGCACAAGAAGAATATCTATTTTTGCCCTTGGTTACTACTTTGTTGTGTGAATCAATTGGAAGCTTGACTGACCGAGTCAACTCGGACATGATACCGGGTTGGAATCGTCGCTTCCTGAACCAATCATGAAGAACCTTCCGGAAGTCAAGCCAGTACCGGTAAAAAAGGGGCGACCGGAGCGTCGCCGGGATGTTGGCGGCGGTTCCGCTGCGGTCGTGGTGAATAAATCTACGCCAGGAGACGAATGTACGGTGGCGCGCATGGCTGCCGAAGTTTCCGTCGAGGAGGTTCTGGATCTCCTGCTTGAACTTCTCTTCGCCGATCTCCACCGCGGCGTGGTGGAGGAGCGTGTCGTTGAGCTGCGGCGGCGGAGGGTTGCGGATCCGGACGCGGTACTCGAGCTCGATGGAGAGGATGCCGCGGCGGAGGACCACGCGTGAAGTGAGCGTGGCGGCGAAGACTAGGAGGAGGAGGAGCGCGAAGAGAGGCCGAACCGTGCGTTTCATCGGAAGAGTGTAGAAATTAGGTTTCACAGTTGCTATATgtggaaaagaagaaaacgGATCGATGATTTGTTTGATGGTTTCGGTTTCAGatccatctttttcttctgtgTCATTATGCATGGatgaacaaaaagaagaagaatgaaatAAAGTAGAAGATCTTTTGGGTTTTGTTAGAGTTGATGATAAAAAATGGAGAATGTAATGTAGAAGTCGAAACTGTTGTAGGGTCAAGAAGCGATTTCATTCATCATTGCAGTGTTGAACATTGGAATAGAAAGTGAGAATAGAGTTCTGAAATTGAAGGCATTTTCAAGCAGTGAAATGGGAGAGAAGAACATTGTGTGAGTGTGATTCATGTAATTAAGAGAGTGAAGGATGAAGAACCAAACCAacccaaaacaaaaacaaaaccctagTAAGAATCAAGATTATTAAAATGTGTGTGTGGTGTGAGAGAAGGAAATGGGACATTAAAAAGACATGTTTCTGGGTGAAGTCTAGTGGCCACTAAAGAGAATGATAGTGTGCTTTGCAAGTGAGTGATAATGGAGAAAAAGAGATGAGGATTGGTGGGTCCATGTGTTGCATTCATTGATTATAGCCTCATAGATCTACCATTCTAGCTATGCATGGATTGAACATAGTAGATACTTAGGTAAATCACCAAGAAAATGTTCATATGATTGGATTTTGAATTTGGTTAATGTAGAATTTAGCCATAGATCTCCTTATCAAtgtaaatgttttattatataattgcaTCATTTATGAAAACCTATGTCATTTGCAATTGTTCATATGTTGCCAAAAGTGATAATTTCCAATTGGGTTAACAATTTTGGCACCACAAAAATGAGtgatgaagaaagagaaaggttAACGTGTGCAACGGTTGGAGATGAAAGCGAAGTGAATATGAAGGTTAGATCTAAGGTGACAAACCAATATCTactttctattttctcttttatatcaGAATTCTTTACttaatttaatgtttcaacCCACTTTTAGGTAAAGAATATAAGGaataaaattacttttcttttaacttactataatttattttatgcaatAATTTATTGGGGTCCTTTAGATTATTGTTTAAACAGGTTTCAAAAAGTACTAATTTTAAGTTCTCAATGCATGCATCAAGTTGTTCTAATTTTTCTttcgttttaattttaaattgtaaaaatatttagcTTTAGTTTTCAAATAAGTTTTACTTTTATGCACAGGCTTTTATAGTCCTTTTAATATTGttcacttaaaatatattttaatttgatttaatgtatttttttttataaatggaataaatttacttcttttattcttatttctCTTAACTAATTGgatttatctaaaaaaatagcAATTTATTCGTATTTGCGTAATTGAACTGACAGATTGACTAGAAAAGGTGTATTCAATTTATCCTGACAAAATAGCAATTCTCTTGACAAACTGAATTTGTTTGGAATAACAATAACTtaagagaaattttttttagtagGTTTTGCTCATTGGAATTCAATttctcaaaaaattatttttaagaaaacatgtttcttatattaatatttatcatgtatttgtcaATCATTTCTTGtactaatgaaaatattattcacaagaaataaaaatattaaaaaatcaggaaacgatataaaatataaattaatgaagTTTAAAACTAACTACAGTTAGACAGAATTCAATATGTCATAAAAGTGttagaaaactaattttatatcgTTTTATGTTGTGCTAGTACTTGAaactatttctaaatttttatataataaaaatatttattaaactcTAAATCTCAAATATCGTATTTGAGAAACTCGATAGAATTAATGAGTAATaactatttcaaataaaatagtaataaaatgttttaatttattaattaaatgtgATGATCCTAGAAAGTATTAAAATtgataagtgttttaaaataataaaaccgaatattttaattttaaaataattcaataatataaataaaatttcttaaactcgttttattatctaaatattcatcatctctaaaactttttctctgagttctttgtttcttttttctaaagTTTTAACTCCTCGATTATTCTTTGACTATCAAGAGGTGGTTAGGAGATCACCCTAGTGTAATCTCCATTATCTATCGATCAATTTATGGTTTAGAGTAAGTAAGTTTATACtctttttcctttaattctttGTCTAAGATCATGCTTAGGAAACCCCTTCGCATGTGTCGATTTCGTTCCTTTCATGGCTCTTTGTTAATTTGAGGTTCTAAGGACTCACTCCAATCAAAATTCGGTGATTTATAGGTGTTCCTAGAGTTCCTTGTACCTGAAGCAACTATTGTGTGTTCTTAGAGCTTGGTAGTTCTCCttaggtaagggaagctagtctTTGTTGTGTAAAATTAGTCTTTGATAGTGTTAGAGTGTAAAATTAGTAGATGTTAAATGATTATGCTTAAAATGCTAGTTAAGGTGAATTGTTGTTGTGTAAGTATTGTACAAGTGTTTGATCATATGATGATGGTTGTCCTTGAATGTTTCTGTGCTAAACTAAAAAATTGTATGATGAATGTTGTGGTTGAGATGTTTGGTGGTGTTAAATTTGGTTAAATGTTGAAGAGAGATGAGCAAGGTTGTACTGTTAGTCATTTTTGGTTATGAAAAGGAGGTTTTGGTATATGAAGTTTAAGTTAAGGGTTAAAAGGAGAAAACTGAATTCTAGAATCTATTGTGAGGTAATTTGAGACTTGTTAGGGTGATG
The Vigna angularis cultivar LongXiaoDou No.4 chromosome 5, ASM1680809v1, whole genome shotgun sequence genome window above contains:
- the LOC108340447 gene encoding beta-1,6-galactosyltransferase GALT29A, translated to MHNDTEEKDGSETETIKQIIDPFSSFPHIATVKPNFYTLPMKRTVRPLFALLLLLVFAATLTSRVVLRRGILSIELEYRVRIRNPPPPQLNDTLLHHAAVEIGEEKFKQEIQNLLDGNFGSHARHRTFVSWRRFIHHDRSGTAANIPATLRSPLFYRYWLDFRKVLHDWFRKRRFQPGIMSELTRSVKLPIDSHNKVVTKGKNRYSSCAVVGNSGILLNRDYGSEIDAHEVVIRLNNARVDHFETKVGKKTSISFMNSNILHLCARRAGCFCHPYGDHVPIVMYICQAVHFLDYTACNASHKAPLLVTDPRFDVLCARIVKYYSLKRFVEESGKGLEKWGGDHDGALFHYSSGMQAVMLALGICDRVSIFGFGKSASAKHHYHTNQKAELHLHDYEAEYAFYRDLVDGHRPIPFLEDRFKVPPVVMYH